A genomic window from Pirellulales bacterium includes:
- a CDS encoding vWA domain-containing protein: MVELALASIVMLLAVAAETLHAARSRHVAGLAFGPAARPRPWARLAPALRVAALGATTWGLATLVALDPKVHKGADEIPESEMRHLLVVIDVSPSMRLVDAGPEGKQSRRLRARDLVESLFSRVAVRQYLITVVAVYNGAIPVVEKTRDAEVVRNIFDDLPMQYAFLAGDTDLFAGLKEAARIAHPWRPNSATLLLISDGDTVASTGMPRMPASIGHALVVGVGNPRQGMFINGKNSKQDVSTLRQLAIRLGGIYHDGNEKHISSDVIRQIVQGGEASPLDRLTRREYALLACGLGAFTLALLPLALQRFGSAWRPGVRVAAKSNESLPRRNRRSTEPAVPVHASG, translated from the coding sequence GTGGTAGAGCTGGCCTTGGCAAGCATCGTGATGCTACTGGCCGTGGCGGCCGAAACGCTGCATGCGGCGCGCTCGCGTCACGTGGCGGGGTTGGCGTTTGGTCCGGCGGCGCGTCCTCGGCCTTGGGCTCGGCTGGCTCCGGCGCTGCGAGTGGCGGCTTTGGGGGCGACGACCTGGGGGCTGGCAACGCTGGTAGCGTTAGATCCGAAGGTCCACAAGGGGGCCGATGAGATTCCCGAGAGCGAGATGCGCCATTTGCTGGTGGTCATCGATGTTTCGCCCAGCATGCGACTGGTGGACGCCGGACCCGAGGGGAAGCAGAGCCGGCGCCTGCGTGCCCGCGACCTTGTCGAGTCGTTGTTTTCGCGCGTAGCCGTTCGGCAGTACCTGATTACGGTCGTAGCGGTTTACAACGGTGCGATTCCCGTGGTCGAAAAAACGCGCGACGCCGAAGTCGTGCGAAATATCTTCGACGATTTGCCGATGCAGTATGCGTTTCTGGCAGGCGATACGGATTTGTTCGCCGGACTGAAGGAGGCGGCACGCATCGCCCATCCGTGGCGACCGAATAGCGCTACGCTTCTGTTGATCAGCGATGGCGACACCGTGGCTAGCACTGGCATGCCGCGGATGCCGGCCTCGATTGGCCACGCCCTGGTCGTGGGAGTGGGAAATCCACGGCAGGGAATGTTCATTAACGGGAAAAATTCGAAGCAGGACGTCTCGACCTTGCGGCAGTTGGCGATTCGTCTGGGCGGAATCTATCACGACGGAAATGAGAAGCACATCAGTTCGGACGTGATTCGGCAGATCGTGCAGGGGGGCGAGGCCAGTCCCTTGGACCGGCTGACACGAAGAGAATATGCGCTGCTGGCCTGCGGGCTGGGCGCGTTCACGCTCGCGCTGTTGCCGCTGGCGTTGCAACGCTTTGGCAGCGCCTGGCGCCCCGGCGTGCGCGTGGCGGCAAAGTCGAACGAAAGCTTGCCTCGGCGAAATCGCCGAAGCACGGAACCGGCCGTCCCGGTGCATGCCAGCGGATAA
- a CDS encoding vWA domain-containing protein: MTIPFGHPLLLLLLVLPVWLAVRVWRRADSRLVLPLDFTQARRGRLLGFAVNMAEMLPALLLAIVILILAGPQQVGAPRNRRALTNIEFCVDISSSMTASFGTGNRYDAALEAINKFVDYREGDAFGLTFFGSNVLHWVPLTSDVSAIKCSPPFMRPERVPYWFGGTEIGKALLACRRVLRERDEGDRMIVLVSDGYSADLHGDRATEIAQQLKESGIVVHAVHIAETTVPGDIVTLTALTGGEVFAVDDPQTLTRVFQRIDQMQQTEMVQLAPESLDHFLPYGIVGLGLVGLLSGSLFGLRYTPW, encoded by the coding sequence ATGACGATTCCGTTTGGCCATCCGTTGTTGCTGTTGCTACTGGTGTTGCCCGTCTGGCTGGCGGTGCGCGTCTGGCGGCGCGCCGACAGCCGGCTGGTGTTGCCGCTGGACTTTACGCAGGCGCGCCGCGGGCGGCTGCTGGGCTTTGCTGTGAATATGGCCGAGATGCTGCCCGCCTTGCTGCTGGCGATTGTGATCCTGATCTTGGCCGGTCCACAGCAAGTCGGGGCGCCGCGTAATCGCCGAGCACTGACGAACATCGAGTTCTGCGTTGATATTTCCAGCAGCATGACCGCCAGCTTCGGCACGGGGAACCGCTATGACGCGGCGCTCGAGGCGATCAACAAGTTTGTCGATTACCGCGAAGGGGACGCCTTCGGGCTGACATTCTTCGGCAGCAATGTATTGCACTGGGTGCCGCTGACGTCGGACGTCTCGGCGATCAAATGCTCTCCGCCGTTCATGCGGCCCGAGCGCGTGCCGTATTGGTTCGGCGGGACCGAGATTGGCAAGGCCCTCCTGGCTTGCCGGCGCGTACTGCGCGAGCGGGACGAAGGGGACCGGATGATCGTGCTAGTTTCCGACGGCTACAGCGCTGATTTACACGGGGACCGGGCGACCGAAATCGCGCAGCAATTGAAGGAGAGTGGGATCGTAGTACACGCGGTACACATTGCCGAAACGACGGTGCCGGGAGATATCGTGACTTTGACGGCACTGACCGGCGGCGAGGTTTTCGCCGTCGACGATCCGCAGACGTTGACCAGAGTGTTTCAGCGGATCGACCAGATGCAGCAAACCGAGATGGTGCAATTGGCGCCGGAATCGCTCGATCATTTTCTGCCGTATGGCATCGTCGGATTGGGGCTCGTGGGTTTGTTGTCCGGTTCGCTGTTCGGCCTGAGGTACACGCCGTGGTAG
- a CDS encoding DUF58 domain-containing protein, with protein MEGRLDNHDVMDSRRFVVAVRRLADSFNYGVDRSPYLGSGIEFMQSRPYQHGDSVRNIDWRVTARTGRVFVKEYEAPKQLPCYLLLDTSASMTVGAAAMTKYAVALHIAGGLALACLDRATPVGIIGTGERDLRIDPSLARDRTLEWLHRLRTFGYHERTTLAKRIGELGTRLTNRALIIVLSDLHDQNATASLRLLAQRHDCVTLQMRDQAERGLAGAGVLLAREAETGHAFVTRGGKNWVDQERIDRELKRSRIDHLIVDADQPFVHRLRSFFRARDVLGRGVR; from the coding sequence GTGGAAGGACGACTCGATAATCACGACGTGATGGACTCGCGGCGATTCGTCGTAGCGGTGCGACGCTTGGCCGATAGTTTCAACTACGGCGTCGATCGCTCGCCCTATCTGGGGTCGGGCATCGAGTTCATGCAGTCTCGCCCGTACCAGCACGGCGATTCGGTGCGGAATATTGATTGGCGAGTCACAGCCCGCACGGGGCGCGTGTTCGTCAAGGAATACGAAGCGCCGAAGCAATTGCCGTGCTACCTGCTATTGGATACGTCGGCATCGATGACCGTCGGCGCGGCGGCGATGACGAAGTACGCCGTGGCGCTGCACATCGCGGGGGGGCTGGCACTGGCGTGTCTCGACCGGGCGACGCCGGTGGGGATTATTGGAACGGGGGAACGTGATCTGCGAATCGACCCCAGCCTGGCGCGCGATCGCACGTTGGAATGGCTGCACCGGCTGCGAACGTTTGGCTATCACGAACGGACGACGCTAGCCAAGCGAATCGGGGAACTGGGCACCCGTTTGACCAACCGGGCACTGATCATCGTATTGAGCGACCTGCACGACCAAAATGCAACCGCATCACTGCGGCTGCTGGCGCAGCGGCATGATTGTGTCACGTTGCAAATGCGCGATCAGGCCGAGCGCGGATTGGCCGGCGCGGGAGTTCTGCTGGCGCGAGAGGCCGAGACGGGGCACGCCTTTGTCACTCGCGGCGGCAAGAACTGGGTCGATCAAGAGCGTATCGATCGTGAGTTGAAACGTTCGCGCATCGATCATTTGATCGTCGACGCGGATCAGCCCTTTGTACACCGATTGCGCAGCTTCTTTCGGGCACGCGATGTGCTCGGGCGAGGTGTGCGATGA
- a CDS encoding AAA family ATPase: MGTGLHPSTRLDKEATESTVEFIRRVRERIATVVVGQDVVVERLLVALFTGGHLLLQGVPGLAKTLLVAALSKTIDLEFARIQFTIDLLPSDILGSEVLDQRTNDFRTVKGPIFTNLLLADEINRAAPKVQSALLEAMQERRVTIGKESFRLPAPFLVIATQNPVEQSGTFELPEAQLDRFMLCHRLKYLERAEERDVLKRNLALGVRREERGAIVRTEFDVLAEGAVGSTEDLVRAMEVVHQVHVSDTFIEHVVELVERTRHHPRIELGCSPRAGISLIKASRARALIQGRDYVVPEDLYSLADDVMLHRMRLNYEALADGLTGADVLRQLLDEFGFMPT; this comes from the coding sequence ATGGGAACAGGCTTGCATCCATCGACGCGGCTCGACAAAGAGGCGACCGAGAGCACGGTCGAGTTCATTCGCCGCGTGCGCGAGCGCATCGCCACGGTTGTCGTCGGTCAGGACGTCGTAGTTGAACGTTTGCTCGTAGCGCTTTTCACCGGCGGGCATCTGTTGCTGCAAGGAGTGCCGGGCCTGGCGAAGACGCTGCTCGTAGCGGCGCTATCGAAAACGATCGATCTCGAGTTCGCCCGCATCCAGTTCACAATCGATTTGCTTCCCTCGGACATTCTCGGAAGCGAAGTGCTCGATCAGCGGACGAACGACTTTCGCACGGTGAAGGGACCGATTTTCACGAACCTGCTGCTGGCGGACGAAATCAATCGCGCAGCCCCCAAGGTGCAAAGCGCCTTGCTGGAAGCGATGCAAGAACGACGCGTCACGATCGGCAAGGAGAGCTTTCGCTTGCCGGCGCCGTTTCTCGTGATTGCCACGCAGAATCCCGTCGAGCAGAGCGGCACGTTCGAACTGCCCGAGGCGCAGCTCGACCGCTTTATGCTGTGCCATCGCTTGAAATATCTCGAGCGGGCCGAGGAGCGCGACGTATTGAAACGCAATCTGGCGCTCGGTGTGAGACGCGAGGAACGCGGCGCGATTGTGCGCACGGAGTTCGACGTGCTGGCCGAAGGGGCCGTCGGTTCGACCGAAGATTTGGTGCGCGCCATGGAAGTGGTTCACCAGGTCCATGTTTCGGACACGTTCATCGAGCATGTCGTGGAATTGGTCGAGCGGACCCGGCACCATCCACGCATCGAATTGGGGTGCAGCCCGCGCGCGGGCATCTCGCTCATCAAGGCGTCGCGTGCCCGGGCGTTGATCCAGGGGCGCGATTATGTCGTGCCCGAGGATTTGTACTCGCTGGCTGATGACGTGATGCTGCACCGCATGCGACTGAATTACGAAGCTTTGGCTGATGGACTTACCGGGGCGGACGTGCTGCGGCAGCTTTTGGATGAGTTCGGTTTCATGCCGACGTGA
- a CDS encoding MT-A70 family methyltransferase, which produces MTSKEVQSDLFAAVAERPRKDVPPDQSPCAVVHDLHQLVASHKRFSTIYADPPWPYRNESSRGAAVNHYPVMSLEQILAEPVQKLATSNAHLHLWTTNGFLKEAFGVIDAWGFKYKSCLIWIKDELGMGNYWRVSHEYLLLGVRGSLRFSDRAQRSWISAPRSVHSRKPDRIRLLIENVSPGPYLELYGREDLPGLPWTVYGNRVERRLF; this is translated from the coding sequence ATGACTAGCAAAGAAGTCCAATCTGATCTCTTCGCGGCGGTAGCAGAGCGTCCTCGAAAGGACGTTCCGCCTGATCAGAGTCCTTGTGCGGTCGTTCATGACCTGCACCAGCTAGTCGCCAGCCACAAAAGGTTCTCGACCATCTACGCAGATCCTCCGTGGCCGTATCGAAACGAATCATCGCGCGGAGCGGCTGTGAACCACTACCCGGTGATGTCGCTTGAGCAGATTCTCGCCGAACCGGTGCAGAAGCTCGCAACGAGCAACGCCCACCTGCACCTCTGGACTACCAACGGATTTCTGAAAGAGGCTTTCGGGGTGATTGATGCGTGGGGATTCAAATACAAGTCATGCCTCATTTGGATCAAAGACGAACTGGGGATGGGCAACTATTGGCGAGTCTCACACGAGTACTTGCTTCTCGGAGTCAGAGGAAGCCTTCGCTTCAGCGACCGAGCACAGCGGAGCTGGATCAGCGCCCCGCGCTCCGTGCATAGCCGCAAACCGGATCGCATTCGATTGCTAATCGAGAACGTGAGCCCCGGCCCGTATCTCGAACTTTACGGACGTGAGGATCTGCCAGGCTTGCCGTGGACCGTCTACGGGAACCGCGTTGAGAGACGGCTCTTCTAG
- a CDS encoding SGNH/GDSL hydrolase family protein has protein sequence MSVLSRNLMLCAASIMSCFIAAEILARILVYRQTPTGMIFADDIVYSYAPHAQVGDIVMNDIGCIGDDVKQPKRTDELRVLLLGESTSFSVQYVNSVRERLKQVLPERPVVVFSCGRPRYTSFVNRINFEKHLLQYHPDAIGLYMGINDNIYNSFPWLTDSPSIGFFDWKSGRQLLTWALFKHYLLEKHLWSRPGFGVNDLRSPGIVRTNLEQMIATAATKQIKVVLSTFAVALPTEDANLSTHVHDEEPIMEHFWGKVDSTLLGVTAHNATLAAVATARALPLVDVSSAIPHDGRYFVDICHLTDAGNRILGSKIADGVISSISQ, from the coding sequence ATGAGCGTGCTGTCTCGGAATTTAATGCTATGTGCCGCGAGCATTATGTCCTGCTTTATTGCGGCGGAGATTCTTGCCAGGATACTCGTCTACCGCCAAACTCCAACGGGCATGATCTTTGCGGATGACATCGTCTATTCCTATGCTCCACACGCGCAGGTCGGCGATATCGTTATGAACGATATCGGTTGCATAGGGGACGACGTAAAGCAGCCGAAACGCACAGACGAACTGCGCGTGCTACTTCTTGGCGAATCAACATCGTTCTCGGTTCAATACGTGAACAGCGTGCGTGAGCGATTAAAGCAAGTATTGCCAGAGCGACCAGTGGTCGTGTTTTCATGCGGTCGTCCGCGATACACATCGTTTGTAAATCGAATCAACTTCGAAAAGCATCTGCTTCAGTACCATCCTGATGCGATCGGTCTGTACATGGGAATTAATGATAACATCTACAACTCGTTTCCGTGGCTCACGGATAGCCCTTCGATCGGATTCTTTGACTGGAAAAGCGGACGACAACTCTTGACGTGGGCACTTTTCAAGCACTATTTGCTTGAGAAGCATCTTTGGTCTAGGCCAGGGTTTGGGGTCAATGACTTGCGAAGTCCTGGCATCGTTAGGACGAACCTTGAACAGATGATTGCGACAGCCGCGACGAAGCAGATCAAGGTTGTGCTTTCAACATTCGCTGTAGCTCTGCCAACCGAAGACGCCAACCTCTCGACACACGTTCACGACGAAGAACCGATCATGGAACACTTTTGGGGGAAAGTCGACTCAACGCTGCTTGGAGTAACAGCACACAACGCGACTCTCGCAGCAGTTGCGACTGCGCGCGCTTTGCCACTCGTCGATGTCAGCTCTGCGATTCCTCACGACGGTCGTTATTTTGTCGACATTTGCCACCTGACTGATGCTGGCAATCGAATTCTTGGAAGCAAAATCGCGGACGGAGTGATCTCTTCAATCTCTCAGTGA
- a CDS encoding ParA family protein, with amino-acid sequence MKFIETQVIALANQKGGCGKTTTAISLAAAFAHEGYSVTLIDNDPQCNATDSFGIDRDQLIRDGRFSVADAYMTKRPARDIELDFGDRFNGLLKVIPGNRGINTIERRLESQMQTALANGEHSDLEGDDMKSEHRKRLALSIDSIRGARDIILIDTPPELGFLMTTALIAADWYIIPVFPSGFDLRGLEALLRNVQKVQERYNPELYLLGVLLGNSDARAKLDSDIRNLLIKDFGKGVFETPIARSVRHREATVNGLTIFEHADQQQAATQFLALAREVLRRLTAAENIRTNHAKLKEANRGQR; translated from the coding sequence ATGAAATTCATTGAAACGCAAGTAATCGCATTGGCAAATCAAAAAGGCGGCTGCGGCAAGACCACAACCGCTATCAGCCTCGCCGCTGCGTTTGCCCACGAAGGCTATTCAGTCACGCTGATCGACAACGACCCCCAGTGCAACGCGACTGATTCATTCGGCATAGACCGCGATCAACTGATCCGTGATGGCCGCTTCTCAGTGGCCGACGCCTACATGACGAAGCGACCCGCGCGAGACATCGAACTTGATTTCGGCGATCGCTTTAACGGATTGCTCAAAGTCATTCCGGGAAATCGGGGAATCAACACCATCGAGCGCCGACTCGAATCGCAGATGCAGACTGCACTTGCAAATGGAGAGCACTCGGATCTGGAAGGCGACGACATGAAGAGTGAGCACCGCAAGCGGCTTGCACTGTCGATCGACTCAATACGCGGCGCGAGAGATATCATCCTGATTGATACTCCACCGGAGCTTGGCTTTCTAATGACCACAGCCCTGATCGCTGCCGACTGGTACATCATTCCGGTATTTCCTTCCGGATTCGATCTTCGCGGCTTGGAAGCACTGCTCAGAAATGTGCAGAAAGTTCAGGAACGCTACAACCCGGAACTCTATCTGCTCGGTGTCTTGCTCGGTAACAGCGACGCACGCGCGAAACTCGATTCCGATATTCGCAACTTGCTCATCAAGGATTTCGGCAAGGGGGTGTTTGAAACGCCAATCGCTCGGAGTGTGCGTCATCGTGAGGCGACCGTAAATGGGTTGACCATTTTCGAGCACGCGGATCAGCAGCAAGCAGCCACGCAGTTCTTGGCGCTCGCTCGCGAAGTGCTCCGGCGACTTACTGCCGCCGAGAACATTCGCACAAATCACGCGAAGCTAAAGGAGGCGAACCGTGGCCAAAGGTAG